One genomic segment of Lysobacter sp. 5GHs7-4 includes these proteins:
- the metE gene encoding 5-methyltetrahydropteroyltriglutamate--homocysteine S-methyltransferase, with the protein MISVTHLGFPRIGARRELKQALESFWKGETAATDLHDTARALRARHWRLARDAGADVVPCNDFSLYDHVLDTALLFDAVPAPYRETLDADPLAGYFALARGLQDACHDLRALEMTKWFDTNYHYLVPQFERGQRFVLRGDKPLAELAEAQALGLQARPVLLGPVSLLKLGKRSDGGDPRELLDALLPAYAELLARLKIAGAQWVQLDEPCLTLDLDDADRAAYRRAYDALAGADAPARLLANYFGGLGDNADLAASLPVQALHLDLVRAPGQLEALLPKLPEDRALSLGVVDGRNIWRADLDAALSLARRAGTRARWLAPSCSLLHVPIDLSLERKLPPPLQAWMAYARQKIEELRLLADTLSDDDRAADALAAATSARAARLASPLLRDAQVRARLAAVTPSMTQRDSAYAQRAPLQAQRLALPDFPTTTIGSFPQTAQVRQARAEHKAGRLDDAGYRAFLERETEHCLREQEALGLDVLVHGEFERNDMVEYFGEQLAGFAFTAHGWVQSYGSRCVKPPVLYGDVARPRAMTVDWARYAQSLTARPVKGMLTGPVTILQWSFVRDDQPRADTCRQIALALREEVLDLEAAGIAVIQIDEPALREGLPLRRADWPAYLAWAGEAFRLAASGVGDATQIHTHMCYAEFNDIIEAVAALDADVISIETSRSRMELLDAFVRYRYPNGIGPGVYDIHSPRVPSVDEMRGLLDKALDVLTPAQLWVNPDCGLKTRGWPEVRTALRAMVQAAEGLRESVAATA; encoded by the coding sequence ATGATCAGCGTCACCCACCTCGGCTTCCCGCGCATCGGCGCGCGGCGCGAGCTCAAGCAGGCCCTGGAATCGTTCTGGAAAGGCGAGACCGCGGCCACCGACCTGCACGACACCGCGCGCGCGCTGCGTGCGCGGCACTGGCGACTGGCGCGCGACGCCGGCGCCGACGTCGTACCTTGCAACGACTTCTCGCTCTACGATCACGTGCTCGACACCGCACTGCTGTTCGACGCGGTGCCCGCGCCCTACCGCGAAACCCTGGACGCCGACCCGCTGGCCGGCTATTTCGCGCTCGCACGCGGCCTGCAGGATGCGTGCCACGACCTGCGTGCGCTGGAAATGACCAAGTGGTTCGACACCAACTACCACTACCTGGTGCCGCAGTTCGAGCGCGGCCAGCGCTTCGTCCTGCGCGGCGACAAGCCGCTGGCGGAACTGGCCGAGGCGCAGGCGCTGGGCCTGCAGGCGCGACCGGTGCTGCTGGGACCGGTGTCGCTGCTCAAGCTGGGCAAACGCAGCGATGGCGGCGATCCGCGCGAACTGCTGGACGCGTTGCTGCCCGCCTATGCCGAACTGCTCGCACGCTTGAAGATTGCAGGCGCGCAATGGGTGCAGCTGGACGAGCCCTGCCTGACGCTGGACCTCGACGACGCCGACCGCGCCGCCTATCGCCGCGCCTATGACGCGCTCGCCGGTGCGGATGCGCCCGCGCGGCTGCTCGCCAACTACTTCGGCGGCCTGGGCGACAACGCCGATCTGGCTGCGTCGCTGCCGGTGCAGGCACTGCACCTGGATCTGGTGCGTGCACCCGGTCAACTCGAAGCGCTGTTGCCGAAGCTGCCGGAGGATCGCGCGCTGAGCCTGGGCGTGGTCGACGGCCGCAACATCTGGCGCGCCGACCTCGATGCCGCGCTCAGCCTGGCGCGCCGCGCGGGCACGCGCGCGCGCTGGCTGGCGCCGTCGTGCTCGCTGCTGCACGTGCCGATCGATTTGAGCCTGGAGCGCAAGCTGCCGCCGCCGCTGCAGGCGTGGATGGCTTACGCACGGCAGAAGATCGAGGAGCTGCGCCTGCTCGCCGACACCCTCAGCGACGACGACCGCGCCGCCGACGCATTGGCGGCCGCGACCAGCGCGCGCGCCGCGCGGCTGGCCTCGCCGCTGCTGCGCGATGCGCAGGTGCGCGCCAGGCTGGCCGCGGTGACGCCGTCGATGACGCAGCGCGATTCGGCTTATGCGCAGCGCGCGCCGCTGCAGGCGCAGCGTCTGGCGCTGCCCGATTTCCCCACCACCACCATCGGCTCCTTCCCGCAGACCGCGCAGGTGCGACAGGCCCGTGCCGAGCACAAGGCCGGGCGCCTGGACGACGCCGGCTACCGCGCCTTTCTGGAACGCGAAACCGAACACTGCCTGCGCGAGCAGGAGGCGCTGGGCCTGGACGTGCTGGTGCACGGCGAGTTCGAGCGCAACGACATGGTCGAGTACTTCGGCGAGCAACTGGCCGGCTTCGCCTTCACCGCCCACGGCTGGGTGCAAAGCTACGGCTCGCGCTGCGTGAAGCCGCCGGTGCTGTACGGCGATGTCGCCCGCCCGCGCGCCATGACGGTGGACTGGGCGCGCTATGCGCAGTCGCTGACCGCGCGCCCGGTCAAGGGCATGCTGACCGGTCCGGTCACGATCCTGCAGTGGTCGTTCGTGCGCGACGACCAGCCGCGCGCCGACACCTGCCGCCAGATCGCTCTGGCCCTGCGCGAGGAGGTGCTGGATCTGGAGGCGGCCGGCATCGCGGTGATCCAGATCGACGAGCCGGCATTGCGCGAAGGCCTGCCGTTGCGCCGCGCCGATTGGCCCGCCTACCTGGCCTGGGCCGGCGAAGCCTTCCGTCTGGCCGCCAGCGGCGTCGGCGACGCGACCCAGATCCATACCCACATGTGCTACGCCGAGTTCAACGACATCATCGAGGCGGTGGCCGCGCTGGACGCCGACGTGATCTCGATCGAGACCTCGCGCTCGCGCATGGAGTTGCTGGACGCGTTCGTGCGCTACCGCTACCCCAACGGCATTGGTCCCGGCGTCTACGACATCCACTCGCCGCGCGTGCCCAGCGTGGACGAGATGCGCGGGCTGCTGGACAAGGCGCTGGACGTGCTGACGCCGGCGCAGCTGTGGGTGAATCCGGACTGCGGCCTCAAGACCCGCGGCTGGCCGGAAGTGCGCACGGCGCTACGGGCGATGGTGCAGGCCGCGGAGGGTCTGCGGGAGTCGGTGGCGGCTACGGCGTAG
- a CDS encoding acyl-CoA thioesterase — MTEARIIEIVFPDHTNHLGTLFGGQALAWMDKAAFVAASRYARRTVVTARSEQIDFHTAVPKGALVELIARVVAVGRTSMQVEVEMHSEDLLSGESQLATRGRFTMIALDRDGVPTPVPALDSVAA; from the coding sequence ATGACCGAAGCCCGCATCATCGAAATCGTCTTCCCCGACCACACCAACCACCTGGGCACCCTGTTCGGTGGCCAGGCGCTGGCGTGGATGGACAAGGCCGCGTTCGTCGCCGCCTCCCGTTACGCGCGGCGCACCGTTGTGACCGCGCGCTCGGAACAGATCGACTTCCACACCGCCGTGCCCAAGGGCGCGCTGGTGGAGCTGATCGCGCGCGTGGTCGCGGTGGGCCGCACCTCGATGCAGGTCGAGGTGGAGATGCACAGCGAAGACCTGCTCAGCGGCGAATCGCAGCTGGCCACGCGCGGGCGCTTCACCATGATCGCGCTCGATCGCGACGGCGTGCCGACGCCGGTGCCCGCGCTGGATTCCGTGGCGGCCTGA
- a CDS encoding ribonucleoside-diphosphate reductase subunit alpha, whose protein sequence is MSVTKRSGRREPVDLNKIVRAVTRCGEDLYAVDPMRVATRTISGLYDGATTRELDELSIRTAALLTAEEPEYGRLAARLLSNVIEKEVAGIEIHAFSQSVVRGHELGLINDRLLGFVQANARKLNDAIDRSLDARFDYFGLRTLYDRYLLRHPTARTVIETPQQFFLRIACALSEDVGDALALYRRMAQLDYIPSSPTLFNAGTTHEQLSSCFLLDSPEDSLEAIYKRYMDVAKLSKFSGGIGLSYTRIRSRGSLIRSTNGLSNGIVPWLKTLDASVAAVNQGGKRKGAACVYLEPWHADVEEFLELRDNTGDEARRTHNLNLANWIPDEFMRRVEADAEWSLFDPHKVPQLTDLWGEAFDRAYHAAEAAGLATKKVKARDIYGRMMRTLAQTGNGWMNFKDKSNRASNQTLRDGNVIHLSNLCTEILEVTSQDETAVCNLGSINLSHHVELFEDGKGAFDFDKLAETVRLAVRQLDRVIDLNFYPIETARRANLKWRPVGLGTMGLQDVFFKLRLAFDSEAARKLAQEIAEAIYFHALSASNELAMEHGRHPSFEDTRASVGELQFEAWGVTPSQPERWETLRKRIAEHGLRNSLLIAIAPTATIASIAGCYECIEPQVSNLFKRETLSGDFLVVNRYLVEELKKLGLWTAEMRDRIKMAEGSIQSVHEVPESLRQIYRTAWELPMRSLIDMAAERGAYIDQSQSLNLFIESPNIGQLSSMYMYAWKKGLKTTYYLRSRPATKIAKSTVSAPVAATPKPEYTQDEAIACSLENPESCEACQ, encoded by the coding sequence ATGAGCGTGACCAAGCGCAGCGGCCGCCGCGAACCGGTCGACCTCAACAAGATCGTGCGCGCGGTGACGCGCTGCGGCGAGGACCTGTACGCGGTCGATCCCATGCGCGTGGCCACGCGCACCATCTCCGGCCTCTACGACGGCGCGACCACGCGCGAGCTGGACGAACTGTCGATCCGCACCGCCGCCCTGCTCACCGCCGAGGAGCCCGAGTACGGCCGCCTCGCCGCGCGCCTGCTCAGCAACGTGATCGAGAAGGAAGTCGCCGGCATCGAGATCCACGCGTTCTCGCAGTCGGTGGTGCGCGGCCACGAGCTGGGCCTGATCAACGACCGTCTGCTCGGCTTCGTGCAGGCCAACGCGCGCAAGCTCAACGACGCCATCGACCGCAGCCTGGACGCGCGCTTCGACTACTTCGGCCTGCGCACGCTGTACGACCGCTACCTGCTGCGCCATCCGACCGCGCGCACCGTGATCGAAACCCCGCAGCAGTTCTTCCTGCGCATCGCCTGCGCGCTCAGCGAGGACGTCGGCGACGCGCTGGCGCTGTACCGGCGCATGGCCCAGCTGGACTACATCCCCTCCTCGCCGACCCTGTTCAACGCCGGCACCACCCACGAGCAGCTGTCGAGCTGCTTCCTGCTGGATTCGCCCGAGGACTCGCTGGAAGCCATCTACAAGCGCTACATGGACGTGGCCAAGCTCAGCAAATTCAGCGGCGGCATCGGCCTGAGCTACACCCGCATCCGTTCGCGCGGCTCGCTGATCCGTTCCACCAACGGCCTGAGCAACGGCATCGTGCCGTGGCTGAAGACGCTCGACGCCTCGGTCGCCGCGGTCAACCAGGGCGGCAAGCGCAAGGGCGCGGCCTGCGTGTACCTGGAACCGTGGCACGCCGACGTCGAGGAGTTCCTGGAACTGCGCGACAACACCGGCGACGAAGCGCGCCGCACCCACAACCTCAACCTGGCCAACTGGATTCCCGACGAATTCATGCGCCGCGTCGAGGCCGACGCCGAATGGTCGCTGTTCGACCCGCACAAGGTGCCGCAGCTGACCGACCTGTGGGGCGAGGCCTTCGACCGCGCCTACCACGCCGCCGAGGCCGCCGGCCTGGCGACCAAGAAGGTCAAGGCGCGCGACATTTACGGCCGCATGATGCGCACGCTGGCGCAGACCGGCAACGGCTGGATGAACTTCAAGGACAAGTCCAACCGCGCCTCCAACCAGACCCTGCGCGACGGCAACGTCATCCACCTGTCCAACCTGTGCACCGAGATCCTCGAGGTCACCTCGCAGGACGAGACCGCGGTGTGCAACCTGGGCTCGATCAACCTGTCGCACCACGTCGAGCTGTTTGAGGACGGCAAGGGCGCGTTCGATTTCGACAAGCTGGCCGAGACCGTGCGCCTGGCCGTGCGCCAGCTAGACCGCGTGATCGACCTCAACTTCTACCCGATCGAAACCGCGCGCCGCGCCAATCTGAAATGGCGGCCGGTCGGCCTGGGCACGATGGGCCTGCAGGACGTGTTCTTCAAACTGCGCCTGGCCTTCGATTCCGAGGCCGCGCGCAAGCTGGCGCAGGAGATCGCCGAGGCCATCTATTTCCACGCCCTGTCGGCGTCGAACGAACTGGCGATGGAGCACGGCCGCCACCCGTCGTTCGAGGACACCCGCGCCAGCGTCGGCGAACTGCAGTTCGAGGCCTGGGGCGTGACCCCGTCGCAGCCCGAGCGCTGGGAAACCCTGCGCAAGCGCATCGCCGAACACGGCCTGCGCAACTCGCTGCTGATCGCGATCGCGCCCACCGCCACCATCGCCTCGATCGCCGGCTGCTACGAATGCATCGAGCCGCAGGTGTCCAACCTGTTCAAGCGCGAGACGCTGTCGGGCGACTTCCTGGTGGTCAACCGCTACCTGGTCGAGGAGCTCAAGAAACTCGGCCTGTGGACGGCGGAGATGCGCGACCGCATCAAGATGGCCGAAGGCTCGATCCAGTCGGTGCACGAGGTGCCCGAATCGCTGCGCCAGATCTACCGCACCGCCTGGGAACTGCCGATGCGCTCGCTGATCGACATGGCCGCCGAACGCGGCGCCTACATCGATCAGAGCCAGTCGCTGAACCTGTTCATCGAAAGCCCGAACATCGGCCAGCTCAGCTCGATGTACATGTACGCATGGAAGAAGGGCCTGAAGACCACCTACTACCTGCGCTCGCGTCCGGCCACCAAGATCGCCAAGAGCACGGTGAGCGCGCCGGTGGCGGCAACGCCGAAGCCCGAGTACACGCAGGACGAAGCGATCGCTTGCTCGCTGGAGAATCCGGAGTCCTGCGAGGCCTGTCAGTAA
- a CDS encoding ribonucleotide-diphosphate reductase subunit beta yields the protein MSLAAPRLLDPGFDLTLRPMRYPQFYEMYRDAIRNTWTVEEVDFSQDVNDLKHKFGPAERHLIERLVAFFATGDSIVSNNLVLNLYQHINAPEARMYLSRQLYEEALHVQFYLTLLDTYLPDPNERAKAFDAVENIPSIRAKAEFCFRWIDSVQGLKRIETREQRRQFLLNLICFAGCIEGLFFFAAFAYVYYLRSRGLLNGLASGTNWVFRDESCHMAFAFEVIRTAREEEPDLFDADLRAQVVKMFEDAVDCELQFAQDVLSGGVVGLSLRDMRQYLEYCADQRMAQLGMPKHFGATNPFGFMDLQDVQEVTNFFERRVSAYQVGVQGEVAFDEAF from the coding sequence ATGTCCCTCGCCGCACCCCGTCTGCTCGACCCCGGTTTCGACCTCACCCTGCGGCCGATGCGTTATCCGCAGTTCTACGAGATGTACCGCGACGCGATCCGCAACACCTGGACCGTCGAGGAGGTCGATTTCTCGCAGGACGTCAACGACCTCAAGCACAAGTTCGGCCCGGCCGAGCGCCATCTGATCGAGCGCCTGGTCGCGTTCTTCGCCACCGGCGACAGCATCGTGTCCAACAACCTGGTGCTGAACCTGTACCAGCACATCAACGCGCCGGAAGCGCGCATGTACCTGTCGCGCCAGCTGTACGAGGAAGCGCTGCACGTGCAGTTCTACCTGACCCTGCTGGACACCTACCTGCCGGACCCGAACGAGCGCGCCAAGGCCTTCGACGCGGTCGAGAACATTCCTTCGATCCGCGCAAAGGCCGAGTTCTGCTTCCGCTGGATCGACTCGGTGCAGGGCCTCAAGCGCATCGAGACCCGCGAGCAGCGCCGCCAGTTCCTGCTCAACCTGATCTGCTTCGCCGGCTGCATCGAGGGCCTGTTCTTCTTCGCCGCCTTCGCCTACGTCTATTACCTGCGCTCGCGCGGCCTGCTCAACGGCCTGGCCTCGGGCACCAACTGGGTGTTCCGCGACGAGAGCTGCCACATGGCGTTCGCGTTCGAGGTCATCCGCACCGCGCGCGAGGAAGAGCCCGACCTGTTCGACGCCGACCTGCGCGCGCAGGTGGTCAAGATGTTCGAGGATGCGGTGGACTGCGAACTGCAGTTCGCCCAGGACGTGCTGTCCGGCGGCGTGGTCGGCCTGTCGCTCAGGGACATGCGCCAGTACCTGGAGTACTGCGCCGACCAGCGCATGGCCCAGCTCGGCATGCCCAAGCATTTCGGCGCGACCAACCCGTTCGGCTTCATGGACCTGCAGGACGTGCAGGAAGTGACCAACTTCTTCGAGCGCCGCGTCTCGGCCTATCAGGTCGGCGTGCAGGGCGAGGTGGCGTTCGACGAGGCGTTTTGA
- a CDS encoding DUF3999 domain-containing protein yields MNLAPIAARYAASFALLLLPALAIAAPRDDYAQQWPLRLSSADAGAYRVVLDDTVYRQARQPGLRDVDVIDGTGNPVPAAIYRPDGNDTGPTTRVSLPWFALPARSRNGTQDWQLISEVEADGRLRRVEARGLGRGASVGPQTALLIDASTVRTPIRALELDWAPGTALDATYRVEISDDLEHWRDVAANGRLVDLQQGGRRLLQRRIAFDTAGLRARYLRLSPANPDAVAPIRAVAAELGATANPAPLRWRQLQGRRLAAQDGKDKGARFEFELDGRYPVQRIDVVLPGNYAVRWTLESRDQADAPWQLRLDTWTAFRVGADGRSSSRPLSARTDDRYWRLRADGAVPAEPTLRLGYQPESVVFIAQGAPPYVLVAGSARTVRDDLPLPQAMLALQAGRGADWRPAEATLGPMAALAGEAALQAPEPERNWRTWLLWAVLVIGALVVAGFAFSLLRSAPPPQA; encoded by the coding sequence ATGAATCTGGCCCCCATCGCAGCGCGCTACGCCGCGAGTTTCGCCTTGCTGCTGTTGCCCGCGCTGGCCATCGCCGCGCCGCGCGACGATTACGCCCAGCAATGGCCGCTGCGCTTGAGCAGCGCCGACGCCGGCGCCTACCGCGTGGTGCTGGACGACACGGTGTACCGGCAGGCGCGCCAGCCCGGCTTGCGCGATGTCGACGTGATCGACGGCACCGGCAATCCGGTGCCGGCCGCGATCTACCGGCCCGACGGCAACGACACCGGTCCGACCACGCGCGTGAGCCTGCCCTGGTTCGCGTTGCCGGCGCGTTCGCGTAACGGCACGCAGGACTGGCAGCTGATCAGCGAAGTCGAGGCCGACGGCCGCCTGCGTCGGGTCGAGGCGCGCGGTCTCGGTCGCGGCGCGTCGGTGGGGCCGCAGACCGCGTTGCTGATCGACGCCAGCACCGTGCGCACGCCGATCCGCGCGCTGGAACTGGACTGGGCGCCGGGCACCGCGTTGGACGCGACCTACCGCGTCGAGATCAGCGACGACCTGGAGCACTGGCGCGATGTCGCCGCCAACGGGCGCCTGGTCGACCTGCAGCAAGGCGGCCGCCGGCTGCTGCAGCGCCGGATCGCGTTCGACACCGCCGGCCTGCGCGCGCGTTACCTGCGCCTGAGTCCGGCCAATCCCGATGCGGTGGCGCCGATCCGCGCGGTCGCCGCCGAACTGGGCGCCACCGCCAATCCCGCGCCGCTGCGCTGGCGCCAGCTGCAGGGCCGCCGCCTGGCCGCGCAGGACGGCAAGGACAAGGGCGCGCGTTTCGAATTCGAGCTCGACGGCCGCTACCCGGTGCAGCGCATCGACGTCGTCCTGCCGGGCAACTACGCGGTGCGCTGGACGCTGGAAAGCCGCGATCAGGCCGATGCGCCGTGGCAGCTGCGCCTGGACACCTGGACCGCGTTCCGCGTCGGCGCCGACGGCCGCTCCTCGTCGCGGCCGCTGTCGGCGCGCACCGACGACCGCTACTGGCGCCTGCGCGCCGATGGCGCGGTGCCGGCCGAGCCGACCTTGCGGCTGGGCTATCAGCCCGAGTCGGTGGTGTTCATCGCCCAGGGCGCGCCGCCTTACGTGCTGGTCGCCGGCAGCGCGCGCACCGTGCGCGACGATCTGCCGCTGCCGCAGGCGATGCTGGCGCTGCAGGCCGGCCGCGGCGCCGACTGGCGCCCCGCCGAGGCGACGCTGGGGCCGATGGCCGCGCTGGCCGGCGAGGCCGCGCTGCAGGCACCGGAACCCGAGCGCAACTGGCGCACCTGGCTGCTGTGGGCGGTGCTGGTGATCGGCGCGCTGGTGGTGGCGGGCTTCGCCTTCAGCCTGCTGCGCAGCGCTCCGCCGCCGCAGGCCTGA
- a CDS encoding DUF2339 domain-containing protein, whose amino-acid sequence MAGLVTLLVLVLLAVPVLLIVALVSVSGLKARVAMLEAQVAALSSRAAAPRATAEADAEADQGPTLGELMRAAPAAPPPSAAPVAPRPLEPEPAPFEPAASEPATAPPRAAEPAPPLPPPLPTPRPIFETSPRAQVRAPSRPDPIERMVGAVKRWFTEGNVPVKVGMLVLFAGVAALLKYATDQGWMRFPIELRLTGIALAALAGLVFGWRQRERKRAFALGLQGGAIGVLLLTVFAAFKLYGLIEAGPAFALSIVLVAGAGVLAVRQNAIALALLGIFAGFMAPIWLSTGQGNHVALFGYYAVLNAAIFVIAWWRPWRALNLLGFVFTFGIGTAWGVLRYRSADFATTEPFLLLFFAFYLLIPILYAWRQAAERRDFIDGCLVFGTPLIAFSLQAGLLEGERMPLAFCALGLAALYAALAAWLKRRAHFVALATPYALLAVGFATLAVPLALSAQTTACVFAVEGAALVWLGLRQQRLLPQLAGLALQLFAAAGFAIGIGDGAQPLTAVFNARFMGALLIALAGFASAWSYRRAQHRNPALAYYLWGLIWWCGNAWGEFDRFLLADVRADAWLAFVALSAWLAAETFRRMPARALSWTVAAGLFAALPLAFAQESAHLHPFGGYGWAAWLVYAVAGVRALRCLRDDAGGELGFAHTGWLWAWPLAASLSLHEFVGRATVGDGWTWAALALPFLLMAAALQWRPNAVALPLAARFHQWRGVVQGLFLFALMLGAIVLLGQPGGSAPLPWLPLINPLDLIQLAVLALFAYWLASPSAPDDLRARRVPLLAAAGFALITAITLRATHHWGGVPWDGSMYRTGLVQTSLTVVWSLLGVLGWVIGSRRGQRGLWLAGAVLMAVVLAKLVFVDRTHLGNLLGIASFIAYGLLCTLVGYLAPAPPASRDASADPPPEMQA is encoded by the coding sequence ATGGCAGGACTGGTGACGTTGTTGGTGCTGGTGCTGCTGGCCGTGCCGGTGCTGTTGATCGTCGCGCTGGTGTCGGTGTCCGGGCTCAAGGCCCGGGTGGCGATGCTGGAGGCGCAGGTTGCGGCCTTGTCCTCGCGCGCTGCCGCACCGCGGGCGACTGCCGAAGCCGATGCCGAAGCCGATCAGGGGCCGACGCTGGGCGAGCTGATGCGCGCCGCCCCGGCTGCGCCGCCACCGAGCGCCGCGCCCGTTGCGCCCAGGCCGCTCGAGCCCGAGCCGGCTCCGTTCGAACCGGCCGCATCCGAGCCCGCCACCGCGCCGCCACGCGCGGCCGAACCTGCGCCGCCGCTGCCGCCCCCGCTGCCCACGCCGCGTCCGATTTTCGAAACCTCGCCGCGCGCGCAGGTGCGCGCGCCGTCCCGCCCCGATCCGATCGAGCGCATGGTCGGCGCGGTCAAGCGCTGGTTCACCGAGGGCAACGTGCCGGTCAAGGTCGGCATGCTGGTGCTGTTCGCCGGCGTCGCCGCGCTGCTCAAGTACGCGACTGATCAGGGCTGGATGCGCTTCCCGATCGAACTGCGTCTGACCGGCATCGCCCTGGCCGCGCTGGCCGGGCTGGTGTTCGGCTGGCGCCAGCGCGAGCGCAAGCGCGCGTTCGCGTTGGGTCTGCAGGGCGGCGCGATCGGCGTGCTGCTGCTGACGGTGTTCGCGGCCTTCAAGCTTTACGGTCTGATCGAGGCCGGACCGGCGTTCGCGCTGAGCATCGTGCTGGTCGCCGGCGCGGGCGTGCTGGCGGTGCGGCAGAACGCGATCGCGCTGGCCCTGCTGGGCATCTTCGCCGGCTTCATGGCGCCGATCTGGCTGTCGACCGGGCAGGGCAACCACGTCGCCTTGTTCGGTTACTACGCGGTGCTCAACGCGGCGATCTTCGTCATCGCCTGGTGGCGTCCGTGGCGCGCGCTGAACCTGCTGGGCTTCGTGTTCACCTTCGGCATCGGCACCGCCTGGGGCGTGCTGCGCTACCGCAGCGCCGACTTCGCCACCACCGAACCTTTCCTGCTGCTGTTCTTCGCCTTCTACCTGCTGATCCCGATCCTGTACGCCTGGCGCCAGGCCGCGGAACGGCGCGACTTCATCGACGGCTGCCTGGTGTTCGGCACGCCGCTGATCGCGTTCTCGCTGCAGGCCGGTCTGCTGGAAGGCGAGCGCATGCCGCTGGCGTTCTGCGCGCTGGGCCTGGCCGCGCTGTACGCGGCGCTGGCCGCGTGGCTCAAGCGGCGCGCGCACTTCGTCGCGCTGGCCACGCCTTACGCCTTGCTCGCGGTCGGCTTCGCGACCCTGGCCGTGCCGCTGGCGCTGTCGGCGCAGACCACCGCCTGCGTGTTCGCGGTCGAGGGCGCGGCGCTGGTGTGGCTGGGCCTGCGCCAGCAGCGCCTGCTGCCGCAACTGGCCGGCCTGGCCCTGCAACTGTTCGCCGCGGCCGGGTTCGCGATCGGCATCGGCGACGGCGCGCAACCGCTCACGGCGGTGTTCAATGCGCGCTTCATGGGCGCGCTGCTGATCGCGCTGGCCGGTTTCGCCAGCGCCTGGAGCTATCGCCGCGCGCAGCACCGCAACCCCGCGCTCGCGTACTACCTGTGGGGCCTGATCTGGTGGTGCGGCAACGCCTGGGGCGAGTTCGACCGCTTCCTGCTGGCGGACGTGCGCGCCGACGCCTGGCTGGCCTTCGTCGCGCTCAGCGCCTGGCTGGCCGCCGAGACCTTCCGCCGGATGCCGGCGCGCGCGCTGTCGTGGACGGTCGCGGCCGGTTTGTTCGCGGCGTTGCCGCTGGCGTTCGCGCAGGAATCGGCGCATCTGCATCCGTTCGGCGGCTACGGTTGGGCGGCGTGGCTGGTGTACGCGGTCGCGGGCGTGCGCGCGCTGCGCTGCCTGCGCGACGACGCCGGCGGCGAACTGGGCTTCGCGCACACGGGCTGGCTGTGGGCCTGGCCGTTGGCGGCCAGCCTGAGCCTGCACGAGTTCGTCGGCCGCGCCACCGTCGGCGACGGCTGGACCTGGGCCGCGCTGGCGCTGCCGTTCCTGCTGATGGCGGCGGCGCTGCAATGGCGTCCGAACGCCGTCGCGCTGCCGTTGGCCGCGCGCTTCCATCAATGGCGCGGAGTGGTGCAGGGGCTGTTCCTGTTCGCTCTGATGCTGGGCGCGATCGTGCTGCTGGGTCAGCCCGGGGGCAGCGCGCCGTTGCCGTGGCTGCCGCTGATCAATCCGCTGGATCTGATCCAGCTCGCGGTGCTGGCGCTGTTCGCCTACTGGCTGGCCTCGCCGTCGGCGCCGGACGATCTGCGCGCGCGCCGGGTGCCGCTGCTGGCGGCCGCCGGCTTCGCCCTGATCACCGCGATCACGCTGCGCGCGACGCATCATTGGGGCGGCGTGCCCTGGGACGGCTCCATGTATCGCACCGGCCTGGTCCAGACCAGTCTGACCGTGGTCTGGAGCCTGCTGGGCGTGCTGGGCTGGGTGATCGGTTCGCGCCGCGGACAACGTGGGCTGTGGCTGGCCGGCGCGGTGCTGATGGCGGTGGTGCTGGCCAAGCTGGTGTTCGTCGACCGCACGCATCTGGGCAATCTGCTCGGCATCGCCTCGTTCATCGCCTACGGTCTGTTGTGCACCCTGGTCGGTTACCTCGCGCCGGCGCCGCCGGCTTCCCGCGACGCATCCGCGGACCCTCCCCCGGAGATGCAGGCATGA